The Hippopotamus amphibius kiboko isolate mHipAmp2 chromosome 3, mHipAmp2.hap2, whole genome shotgun sequence genomic interval CTCTCTGATTaactttcttcatctgcaaaatgaggatgatgCTTACTAACTCAGGGTGCTTGTGAATAGACCAGTGGATGAAAAGTCTTTGGAAATTGTTAGGTTGGCGTGCAAAAGATTTATTGGTGTCAGTGCAAAGGAATGCAGGTAGTGTGGGGGCAAGTGAGCTGGGGACCCACTGGCCCTTGGCAAGTCAGAGACGGGCCTTGGCTAGTTTCCCAGAGAGCTGTTGGAGATTAAGTATCGTCACAGTTGTCTTCCAAGTGACAGAAGAGCAGACCCAGGAGAACCCGAGGAGGCTCCTGGCCTCTTGGGACTGCCTCTCCACTTCTGTCCTGTGCTGCGGACCTGGGCCTCttacccctccctcccaggaactCTCAGGTCAGGCTCCCACCTGACCTTGGCCTCCTCATCAAGGCAAGCTCTTGCAGGTTCTCGCATAAGTGGGTCTGTCCCTTTAAGGCAGACACCTGAGCCCACAACAAACTTGTGACTGTTCCTTGGCATCTGGGGATTGTTTTCCACAGCTGGGCTGAGGGGGTGGGGTAGCAGCTGAACTGGGCAGTGACCACACTCTGGTCCTGGTCTCCCTGGGAGAGATCACTGCCTTTCCTGGCCCTGGGATTCTGAGAGGCCGAGAACTGGGGGGATGGGGGCGGAGGCTTACTGTAATAGTCATCACAATAATAGCtaccacttattttatttatttatttatttattttttggcacacgggcttagttgctccatggcatgtgggatcttcctggggcagggatcgaacccatgtcccctgcattggcaggcggattcttaaccactgcgccacctaggaagcccatagcTACCACTTATTAAGCACCAGCACTTTGTTGGGTACCGAAAGCCACAACCTCTCCCAAGCCCCAGGTAAGATCCTTGGAGGCCCTAAGTGCTAATAAGATCTTAAAATGTCCCAGgagcaaaaaaaccccacctcCCCCTGGCAACAAGTGGTTAAAAGTACAAACTACACTGACCTCTAAAACACGAAAACATTCCAACAAAAGCCAGACTTTTCCTGGGTTGACAACGTCAATgctgttttttatatattaattgtcAGATTATTCCAAAAGAACCCCAGAGCCCTATTTTGCTGGTACCTCCAGCACATGCCCAGTTTACCTATGGGTGACCCAGTCTCGGGCCATTATTGTCAGCATAACCTTAGAAGATGAGAGCTGTCACCTTTCTTTAGATGAGGACACCGAGGCTCCCAGAGGCCCAGGGACTTGCCGTAAGTCCCCCAGGCAGTACATGCCAGAGCTGGGACCACCCACACCCCTCCTTCTGGCCAGTTCTCATTCTTTGGGTTCAGTCTGGCTTGAGAGCACAGATTTGAGTGAGACTGCCCAGGGCACAAAAGCCAGTGTCCTTGGGCAAAATCAGTTGTTGCCTCTGTGTCCTCTTTactcctctgtaaagtggaaatattACTGATCCCCACATCATGCTGGGCGTGAGGGTTAAACGGCACCTGCATTCAACGCAGTAAAGTCTCCTATGTACCTGCTGTTTATATAGCACCTGGCCTCCCCTAAGCaccttattttctttaagaacttttattgagatacagttaacagacaataaactgcatatatttggagtgtacaatttggtatcccaatctcccaattcattcccccccaaccctccccgctttccccacttggtgtccatatgagCACCTTACTTATTGAGTCCTCACAGcaacccatttcacagaggaggaaactgaggcagtgagtGTCAAGTAACTTCTCCAAGGCTGCAACACAGTGGAGATAAAGAGCTTACTAGCAGCTGTGGTTGGTATTTCACACGAGATGGGCCTCTGTGAACTGTCCCACGGGTAGCACTTGCTGCCGGGGGCTGTCGCTGTCCTTTCCCTCGCCGGACTAGGTGTGTCTGGAGGGCAGGCAGCGTCGCGATACACAGCTGTGCTCGGGCCTGCCCGCTTCCTCCCAGGCGCCCGAAAGGCGGCCTTGCGGGCCGGACGGCCCAGGCCCGGCTATCCCTCCCCGCCGGCGGGGGCGCGCGGCGGAGGCGCGCGGCGGGCGGcaggcggggccgggcggggccgcGGAGCCCGTAAAAGCTGCGCGGACCGCGGCCGGGCACCGACACCGACCACCATGGCGCGTCCGAGCCTCCTGCTGCCGCTGGGCCTGGCCCTGCTCGCGCTCTGCCTCCTGGCGCTGCCCCGCGACGCCCGGGCCCGGCCGGGGGATCGCAAGGTCGGGGAGCGGCAGGACCTGTCGCCCAGCGACCCCCAGGTGCAGAAGGCGACGCAGGCGGCCGTGGCCAGCTACAACATGGGCAGCAACAGCATCTACTACTTCCGCGACACCATCATCCTGCGGGCGCAGAGCCAGGTGCgccgggccgggggagggggccgggcggGGCAGGGCGCCGGGGGAGGCGAGCGCGGCCCCAGCCGGGCCCCAGATGCAGGAGGCGACGCAAGAGTGATCAGGCTGGCATTTTCATacaacatatttttcaaaatgcaatgAATGCCGGAAATCCATGCGGAACAGAAAATCTAAATTTCGAATAAGATCCAACGCTGAATTCGCACGGCTACCTCACGAGCCTTGCACTAGTCGCTGCCCCGATGGgcgggttgggggaggggggatgaggAAGATGGGGCAGTTGTGTGGACTTGGGTGTCAGCCTCCTGCCTGGCCCAGGCTCTGCTCCTCTCCCCCAGGGATCCCCACCAGAACTCCCTgccgccccctccccatcccccatcccaggTCTGAATCCCAAAGGCGGTGTGTTGGATGTGTCCTGGGGAGCAAACCGAGGGAGATGAGAGGTCCAGGTCAACGGTTGTCTCCCTGCACCCCTCACttgcccccatctcctccccaGCTGGTGGCTGGCATCAAGTACTACCTGACCGTAGAGATGGGGAGCACAGCCTGCCGGAAGAGTGCCGTGGCTGGAGACCACATAGACCTCACCACCTGCCCCCTGGCCACAGAAGAGCAGCAGGAGGTAACAGCCTTGCCCCCAGCCAGGCATCAGCTTGGCCAGTAGGCCAGCAGCTAGGCTTTCAGGCTGTCCAGACTGAACTGGTCTAGCTGGCCCAGCTGATGTCTGGCTGAACCTGTCCCTGCCTTCTGGATGACTCAGCCCGGAGACTGGGATGAGGGTGCAGAGAGAAGCAGACAGGGGCTTCCCCTGGAGTGAGGGGTTGGCTGGAAAGATCTGGGGTCTGGTCCTGGGCACCTAACCTGATGGTCCCTCTTGCATCTGGGAGTGTCGCAGGCACAGGGCTGACTGTTGGGAGGAGGCGCCAGGGGCCTGGGcttgccctcctcctctcctcatgCTCTATTTGCAGAAGCTGCGCTGTGACTTTGAGATCCTTATGGTTCCCTGGCAGAACTCCTCACACCTTCTAAAGCACGACTGCGTGACCCTGTAGTAGACCTCTGTGGGCTTGGgggaggaaggcagcaggcggGTCTGGGCAGGAGTGGGCGCATCTGTGGAGGGCACATCAGGTCCCTGGACCACATCTGTGTCAATAAACTACTAGCACTGCTTCTTGTGTTGGTCTCTTCTGAGTGCCTgactcctcttccctctcccatcccccgcTCCCACTCTCGGTAGCTCCCAACACCCCCCTCCAGCTGACAGGGTGCCCGTACCACCCCTCGCTGAGCTTCTGCTGTCTCAGCCCAGAGGATGCTAAGGGGGCAAAATTCAGCTCCCAAAGTTGGAGTCTCCCGAACACCCCAGCATCACATAGAGGAACGAACCTCCAGAGAGCTCCCAATATTCACAGAGTTATGGGTTCAGAGACAAAGTCACAGGAGAGGAATGATGCCCCAGGACTGGAAAGGAACGGGAGCTGGTGAAGACTCTGAGCAGCACCTGAATTCTGCTTCCTCTCAGCTGCCAGGATGACTCAGAGTGGTGCGTGGGGGGTTTAGCCGGCCCGGCCCCAGGACACTGAGCTCTCAGCCTGTGAGATTCTTATACCAGCATGTGGCCCAGAGATGGCAGAGCCCCTGCAGGCCAAGAGACCACGAAGGCTGGACACTGTGGACCACGTGCAAGACGGACTCCACAGTGCTTTGTCCTGAGCAAGA includes:
- the CST6 gene encoding cystatin-M; the encoded protein is MARPSLLLPLGLALLALCLLALPRDARARPGDRKVGERQDLSPSDPQVQKATQAAVASYNMGSNSIYYFRDTIILRAQSQLVAGIKYYLTVEMGSTACRKSAVAGDHIDLTTCPLATEEQQEKLRCDFEILMVPWQNSSHLLKHDCVTL